The sequence TATCGTAGACAACCTCTCCCGTCGCGCTATCGACGAGGAACTGGGCGCTGAATCTCTGACTCCGATTCGTCCCATTGAAGAACGCATCGAAGCGTGGAAAGAAGTCTCTGGCAAGGAGATGGACTTCAAAAACTTCAATGTGGCGGAAGAGTACGACGAGCTGCTTGACTTTCTGAAGACCTGGCAGCCGGACGTTGTCGTCCACTTCGCGGAGCAGCGCGCTGCACCGTACTCGATGAAGAACTCGCGCAACAAGCGCTACACGGTAGACAATAACACCAACGCCACCCACAATCTGCTGGCCGCCATCGTGGATTCCGGCCTCGACATCCACATCGTTCACCTGGGTACCATGGGTGTTTATGGTTATGGCACCGCTGGCATGAAGATCCCCGAGGGCTACCTGGACATCAAGGTAGAGGTCGACGAGGACGAGCACGGCACCAAGACTGAGCCACACCTGATCGATCAGCAGATCCTCTACCCCACTAACCCCGGCTCGATTTATCACATGACCAAGGTGCTGGACCAGACGCTGTTTGCGTACTACGCCAAAAATGATGAGCTCCGCATCACTGATCTGCACCAGGGCATCATCTGGGGTACCCACACCCCGCAGACGCAGCGCGACGAACGCTTGATTAACCGCTTCGACTACGACGGCGACTACGGCACTGTGCTCAACCGCTTCCTCATGCAGTCCGCAGTGGGCTACCCCCTGACTGTGCACGGCACTGGTGGACAAACCCGTGCGTTCATCCACATTCGCGACATGGTCAAGTGCGTCGAAATCGCTATTGATAACCCGCCTGCTAAGGGCGACCGTGTGAAGATCTTCAACCAGATGACTGAGACGCACCGCGTGCGCGACCTGGCTAACCTCATCGCCGAGATTTCGGGCGCACGGGTAGAAATGGTTCCCAACCCGCGGAAGGAGTCCGCTGAAAACGAGCTCCACGTAGTCAACGAAACTTTCCTGGACCTCGGGCTGAACCCGACGAAGCTTGCTGAAGGTCTCCTGCACGAGGTGGAAGAAGTAGCCCGCAAATACGCCGACCGCGCCGACCTGTCTAAGATCCCGGCCCGCTCCTTGTGGACGCGAAACCAGTCTGAGGGCGTTCCTCCGTCCATCGCCGAGGGCACGGCAGAAGCGTAGATGCCATGAAGATCTCCATGTTCACGGAGGTCTTTCTGCCAAAGATTGATGGCGTGGTTACTCGGGTGACCCGCCATCTTGATCAGTTGGCGGAACTGGGCCACGAAGTACAGCTTTTTGCACCCGGTAACCCTCCGAAAACTTACGCCGGCTTCGATGTACAGCGGGTTCGCGGGTTCTCTTTCAAACCGGTCTACCCTGAAATCACTGTAGGCCTGCCTACCCCGGCAATCGCCGAGCGGATGAAGGAGTTCCAGCCGGATATCGTCCACGCAGTCAATCCTGTGGCGCTGGCCGCGTATGGTGTGCTGTCTGCGCGCCGGCGCGATATTCCGCTGCTCGCCTCCTTCCACACGAATGTGCCCGAGTACACCGAGTCACTCAAGATCGGGTGGCTGCGCCAACCCGCCGCCTGGTGGATCCGCACCCTCCACAACGAGGCTGAGATCAATTTGGTCACCTCGGGGCCGATGCTGGATAAAGCCCGCGATTCCGGCATGCGCAATATCAAGTTGTGGCCCAAGGCTGTAGACACCGTAGGCTACACCCCAGACCGGTACTCGCACGAGATGCGCGACCGCATGTCCGGTGGCCACCCTGAAGCACCCCTGGTGGTCTACGTCGGACGGATGAGCTTAGAGAAGGATCTGGACCGGTTGGCTGGGATCATGACGCAACTGCGTGAAATCATCCCCGATGCCCGCCTTGCGATGGTGGGGTCCGGCCCGCAGATCGACGAGCTGAAGAACATGATGGATCCGGCGTGGACCACGTTTACCGGCTACATGTCCGGCGCCGAGCTGGCCCAAGCGTTTGCTTCAGGCGACGTGTTCGCTTTCCCCTCCACCACAGAGACTTTGGGCCTTGTCGCGCTTGAATCTTTCGCTTCGGGAGTCCCCGTCGTCGGCGCGCGCGCTGGTGGCATCCCGTTCGTTATCGACGAGGGTGAAACCGGCTTCCTCGTGGACCCGCAAGCGCCCGATTCCGTCTGGGCTGAGTGTCTCGCGCAGGTGCTTAACGACGACGGCCTGCGCCGCCTCGGCGCCAACGCGAGGGCCGAGGCCGAGCGCTGGAGCTGGCGGGCATCAACCGAGAAAGTGGTGGAGTACTATCAGGAAGCCATTGACTTGCATGCCCGCAGGCTGGTGAAAAAACGGAGATAAGTTGGATTTTCATGCAGAATTTTGGTCTTTTAGCAGCACGTATCCTCACTGCCAGTTACCTTATCGGCCTGGCTTTTCCTCGAACGCTTCGCTCATATAGATTCCTCCCGTACTCCGAGGTTGCTTATATTCTTCGTGGCGATTTCGGCTTCCTTGCGGGCATCGTGCCATGGATCTGTGTCATATTGGCAATTCTTCTCCTCATTGGGTTGGGCACACGCATGGTTGGTGGCTTGGCCTGGCTGCCCGTCGCACTGCTCGCGCTCTACGCGTTGAACTCCGGACCGGCAGGCGTTGCGTCCCTGTCTTTTGATCGGCTTACCATGTATGTCCTCCCGCCACTGGCGTTGCCCATCATCATCAGCATTCTTTTCATCTCCGTCGGTGGGGGTGATTGGGCGGTGGATCGATTTCTGAAGAAGAACCACAACACTGCGCAAGCCCAGAATTCCATAGCCCCACATCCCAGCTCGCCTACCACCGGTTTTAACCCACCTACGCAGCAGCATTACTATGGGCAACCTCCTCAGTTGCAGCATCCACCGGGTCCGCATCCGTAGAGGGCCACCTCTTTGAGTTTCATAATCAGGTTGGACAATCAGAGGTGGCCCACGTGCCCGGTCTTCACCCATGCTGAAAAACCGCTAATGTAAAAGTTGTTTTTCTCTTCCTAAACAGCACGATCCAATTATCACGATCAGAAAGACACGACCATGGATTTTGGAATGCCGACTTCCCTGACAGAAATCGTAACAGACGGAGCGCTTGCCCAGTTCGACGTCGACGCTACCTCCACGACTGTGTCAGGACTGATTGAATCCATCGAGTTTTCCGGAGTTTCCCCAGAAGACAACGCCCGCGACGCGATCGTCGATCTGCGGATTAACCGCACCGGCGGACGCTCTGAACAAGGCTCCGGCACCCGTGTGGCGATCATCCGCGATGGCCAGTGGCACTGGCGCACTGCCCGCACCGAGTC comes from Corynebacterium cystitidis and encodes:
- a CDS encoding NAD-dependent epimerase/dehydratase family protein; translated protein: MKIAILGGDGFCGWPASLHLSDAGHEITIVDNLSRRAIDEELGAESLTPIRPIEERIEAWKEVSGKEMDFKNFNVAEEYDELLDFLKTWQPDVVVHFAEQRAAPYSMKNSRNKRYTVDNNTNATHNLLAAIVDSGLDIHIVHLGTMGVYGYGTAGMKIPEGYLDIKVEVDEDEHGTKTEPHLIDQQILYPTNPGSIYHMTKVLDQTLFAYYAKNDELRITDLHQGIIWGTHTPQTQRDERLINRFDYDGDYGTVLNRFLMQSAVGYPLTVHGTGGQTRAFIHIRDMVKCVEIAIDNPPAKGDRVKIFNQMTETHRVRDLANLIAEISGARVEMVPNPRKESAENELHVVNETFLDLGLNPTKLAEGLLHEVEEVARKYADRADLSKIPARSLWTRNQSEGVPPSIAEGTAEA
- a CDS encoding glycosyltransferase family 4 protein — encoded protein: MKISMFTEVFLPKIDGVVTRVTRHLDQLAELGHEVQLFAPGNPPKTYAGFDVQRVRGFSFKPVYPEITVGLPTPAIAERMKEFQPDIVHAVNPVALAAYGVLSARRRDIPLLASFHTNVPEYTESLKIGWLRQPAAWWIRTLHNEAEINLVTSGPMLDKARDSGMRNIKLWPKAVDTVGYTPDRYSHEMRDRMSGGHPEAPLVVYVGRMSLEKDLDRLAGIMTQLREIIPDARLAMVGSGPQIDELKNMMDPAWTTFTGYMSGAELAQAFASGDVFAFPSTTETLGLVALESFASGVPVVGARAGGIPFVIDEGETGFLVDPQAPDSVWAECLAQVLNDDGLRRLGANARAEAERWSWRASTEKVVEYYQEAIDLHARRLVKKRR